In a genomic window of Tissierella sp. Yu-01:
- a CDS encoding VIT domain-containing protein, with protein MDSYGILITNSQKSACPLQKVRVDAKLDIDIVYVKITQEYYYSGESDAEAIYKFPLFHNVEVTDFKVKLGSEEIIKELKEKEEVFKQYEKEIFQVSLGNIKSNEKITIEMQYMEELKILGDIRRLVLPSTIAPKYLPYGFSPNIEIEYGNTKNTLDFKLRILDKYSVKEVSSPSHKLEFSYDSNDILIELSKEIEYLDRDFILNISYNALTNNSLLIGRSTIDKTKELMLEIAENQNIDGSIGEVNKGVNTSYFIIAMLLYDEENKPYRKQIKKALSYLLDEHENGLEAYLAMKLAYENDLYSEMNIEDRIERIEKVDGKGNLKYLYGVLNRNIQEFTHITIGNKLETKDFITYLFEKIHN; from the coding sequence TTGGATAGCTATGGTATTTTAATAACAAATAGTCAAAAATCAGCTTGTCCATTACAAAAGGTAAGAGTAGATGCAAAATTGGATATCGATATAGTTTATGTAAAAATAACTCAGGAATATTATTATAGTGGTGAATCTGATGCAGAAGCAATATATAAATTTCCACTATTCCATAATGTAGAGGTAACAGATTTTAAAGTAAAATTAGGGTCGGAAGAAATAATAAAAGAATTAAAAGAAAAAGAAGAAGTATTTAAGCAATATGAAAAAGAAATCTTTCAAGTTTCTCTGGGAAATATCAAATCAAATGAAAAAATTACAATAGAAATGCAATATATGGAAGAACTAAAGATTTTAGGTGATATTAGGAGATTAGTTTTACCCTCAACTATAGCTCCAAAATATTTACCTTATGGATTTTCACCAAACATAGAAATAGAATATGGTAATACAAAAAATACCTTGGATTTTAAATTACGAATATTAGATAAATATAGTGTAAAAGAAGTATCATCACCTTCTCATAAACTTGAATTTTCCTATGATAGCAATGATATCTTAATAGAACTTTCTAAGGAAATAGAATATCTGGACAGGGACTTTATACTGAATATTAGTTATAATGCATTAACAAATAATTCACTATTGATAGGTAGAAGTACTATTGATAAAACTAAAGAGTTAATGTTAGAAATTGCAGAGAATCAAAATATAGATGGCTCAATAGGTGAAGTTAATAAAGGTGTAAACACCTCATATTTTATTATTGCTATGCTTTTATATGATGAAGAAAATAAACCATATAGAAAGCAGATAAAGAAGGCTTTATCTTATCTATTAGATGAACATGAAAATGGATTAGAAGCATATTTGGCAATGAAGCTAGCTTATGAAAATGATCTTTACTCTGAGATGAATATTGAAGATAGAATTGAAAGGATAGAGAAAGTTGATGGTAAAGGAAATCTGAAATATCTATATGGAGTATTAAACAGAAATATCCAGGAATTTACTCATATAACCATTGGCAATAAGTTAGAAACAAAGGATTTTATAACATATTTATTTGAAAAAATTCATAATTAA